ATGGTTTGAGTCTCAAGCCAGCTGAAGCCACTCGATCGATAACCGCTTCCAGGTGCTGTAGGTGATCGTTGAAGCTCTGGGAGAAGATCAATATATCATCGATGTATACAGAGGCAAACGGAACACCCTCCTCAGGGTTCAAACCAGCTAGCACCTGCTGCATTAGTCGCTGGAACACTGCAGGAGCATTGCGTAGGCCAAAAGGCATAACATTGAATTGATAGAGGCCTTGGTGAGTAATGAAAGCAGTCTTCTCCTTCGAGTCTGGATGAACTTGAACTTGCCAGAAGCCTGAGGCAAGGTCGAGAGTACTGAAATATTTAGCTTTGTTCAGCTGGTCTAACAGGTCATCTATGCGAGGCAACGGAAACGTATCTGCTTTTGTGAGTGAGTTAAGTTGCCTGTAATCAATGCAGAAGCGTAAGGTACCATCTTTCTTCCGGACTAGGACCACTGGGCTTGCCCATGGGCTAGCAGATGGAGAAATTACCCCGTTTTCTTGCATCTCTCTCAACTGACGGGCCACTTCTCCTCTCACCGCAAATGGAGTGCGTCTCACTGGCTGTCTCTTTGGCGTGGTCTCGTTCGTGAAGATCTCCATCTGGATCAAGTCAGTCTCGCCTCGCTCGTCCTTGTCTAGGGCGAACACAGAATGGTTGGCCATGAGGAGTGAATACAGTTTGTCTTTGTCTTGCCATCTCAGACCTTGTCCTTCGTCGACCAGGATACTAGCAAGATACTTCCTCCGCTCTTCGTCACTAGTGATCATCCGGATCACCACATCATCGTCACTCTTGGGAGGTTCCTTCTGTGGCTCTGATTCTTCTTCCATGACTTGGTGAGCTTCGCTAGCCAAGCCAACTTGAGTGTCCTTCTCAATACGCTGGGTAAACCCCGTATGGTTCTCTAGCATAACACGGAACACTTCATTTAGACCAACCGTATCAAACAGGGAATCTGCCAACTGTATAGGCTGTGGACTGTCCAAATCCAAATCCTCGACTACGAACGGTCCTTGGAGGCCTTCTTCGCCTTCTAGCTCTACTCTAGCTGGGACACAACGAAGGGGTGGAACACTCAACGATTCCACTAGCTTCACACGAACTACGGGCACACGGACCGGTGGTTTCTCCTTTGCTGTGCCTCGCTTCTTGTTCTCAACGAAGGGGTGGTAGGACACTATGCCTAGTTGACAGCAAACTCCTTCGGACAACAGCAACTGATCACTTGAGTCCATCTTTAGGTAGACCGGAGTAGCAAGAGCCTTGTCTTCGAAAACGATGTCTAACTCGAGCTTCCCATCAAGCTTAATGGGCTTGTGATCATACGTGAACGCTGCCTTGTCTACTGATTTAAGAGATCTCTTCTTCATTCGGGTCGCTGCAGCCACTGTCTTAAATAGTTCTGCGCCCATGATAGATATATCTGCTCCTGTGTCGACTACACCATACGCTGGGATACCCTGCACTTCAACTAATGCACGACGAGGGTGGCTCCCCTCATAAGGAACACGTATCAACTTCACATCTGAGTCACTATCAGAATCACTGGACGTATATAGATATGCCATAGGATCATTTCTGTCCCCAAGTGGCTTGGTCTGGATAGCCTTCAGCCTATTGCCATTGCTGTAGCTTTTGCTAGAACTCTCCTTGCTCGGTGCCTTGCAGTCTCTAACAAAATGATCAGGACTGCCACAATTATGGCAGGTCAAGGTCCTTGGTTTCATTGGTTTCATCGGGCGCCTACGGTCATCAGAGAACTTGTCACTATGgctatagctatggctatGGCTCAAACTAGGGCTCGCCCCTTTGTCTGGGAATCTCTTCTTGGGGTTGGAGTCTGAGGTGTTCCCTTTGAGGGCGTACACCTGCCTGCGTTTGATGTCAGCAAGTcgtttctcctcttgtttggCAGCAATACACAACTCCTTGTACCGCTGACAACCAGACACAGAAGGGCTCCTAACAAGATTTAACAACAGACCTTCCTGTAGCTGGCTGTATAGCATTGTCTCGCGCGTCTCAGACTTCAGGTCATCTCGGCCATAGGCTAACTGGAATTGTCTCTCCAGTCTCCTTAGGTAGTCTGCTACTGTTTCTGTCTCCTTCTGGATTGCATGTCTAAAATCCTGGGCAGCCATCACTCTTCCACCTGGGTCCATTCTCCTTGACAGTTCACTGGTGGCTGACTGGTAGCTGGACTTATCGTCTGGGCTAATCAGGTTCCACTCTTGAAGGGCCTTTCCCCTCAGATGTCCAGCTAGCTGCATGAGCTGCTCTTCACTGGACCACCTGTTCCACGTAGCTGCTCTCTCTAGAGTCGGCAACCAGTCCTCGAACCTAGTTTCCTCGTTCTCACCGGTGAACGGGTCTACTGGTGGTGCCCTACCAGACCTACGTCTGTCGTCAACATTACGGGTTAATGTGCGACTTATTTCTGTATCGACCATTACCGGATACTCGTCTGGAGCCCTTatagtgggcgtggcagggAATCTAACTCTCCCATCAGGCACTGGTGTGATACTGGTGTCTAGATCAAGTCTCGAAATTGGTACAGTCGGGATCGATGCTGGATTGGGGGCCCCCGGAGTTGTAATCGTCCGTTCATCAAGTGTGCGGCTCGTAAGTGCATTCAGCCTTCGCGTTAACGGCATACATTCAAACTCGCGAACCCGGGTTCTCAACAATTCAATTTCCCGATCTTTACTATCACATTCATTCACACATCTACCACACTCTTCATCTAGCATGGTCAATTGTTCACAATTTAATTTCCACATATTTTTCACTCTTTCCCTTTCATGTTTCACACAATCATTAAGACCTCTTACCTCCTCTCTCAAGGCCGCACTAGTGGCCTGCTCACCCTTGAGAGATGACTGCACAGCCAACTTTGCTTCTTGTTCCTGTCGCAGCTCGGCCTCCAGGTCCCTCACGGTAGCTTCTAGATAGTTCGTCCGCCGCTCCGCCTCATATAGGGCCTGCTTCAGTCCAGAGTCCGGGTTGGTCTCCTGTATCGTGGTCACATCAGAGTCTTGTTCCACCCATCGTTCTGAGTCGGACAACGAAAGTTCTTCTTTCTCTTTCACTTCCTGGGGCTCTTGTTCATTGGGCTCTGCCGGTATCTCTAGGAAATATCCTTCAGCATCACTCAACTTGATCATCCGGACATTAGTCTCTTCCTCAGTAGCAAACAGCCACGCTTGCACCTTCATGGGTTCTCTGCCCCTATCCGACAGCTTTCCGTCTATCATCTGTCTCAGGTCCTCCTGTGTGGTGTCAGCCGGCAGTCCTAAACCCTTTGCGATAGCCTTCAACAATCGCAACGTGAGTCTCTTAGAGTTCAGGGGTAGTGCGCGTGGCCTAAGCCACGCATGCGCACTCTCTCCATCAGCAGCACATGGCTCCTCCTTGACCTCGGTCTGTCCAGCCATGGCAGCTCCTCTCCGTCTTCACGACGTATAGAATCTCTCTTAAAAGAAAGTCAGTCTCGGCAGGACCTCCAAATGTAACTTCGCTAGCTAGACCCCAGGCCTACAAGCTTACTATAGTACCCCAGAGAAGCTCCCACTGAACTCAACACTTCAATAGAATATAGATAACACGAGACTGCCCTAAGGCATCACATGATACAGTCATGACGTGGCAGCCCTAAGGCTCACGCCTTACAATTATAGGATTAATAACAGTAACAATAAGTAGTGTCATAGTCACATAGTTACacacgtgaacgatctttgacaatcgatctgataatcgatttttgaaattcgatttttgataatcgatttttgataatcgattattgaaattcgatttttgataatcgatttttgataatcgattattgaaattcgatttttgataatcgattttagaACTGCTCTGGGGGGGCCCCTGTCTAAAGCTGTATCACGTGAGACTATCCTTAGAGCATTGAAGAAGCCACTATTCATGACTTCTATTCTATCTGGAATCACTAAACTCTTTCTCAGCtctctaagcacacacaagatggccaaataaaacagtgctggcGAGAAACCATACAAAAATGGGTGCACGAAGGAACTAAATAagttctaaaattaatgatttttactGTGACTTATGGCCCTTCTTTTTAATGGTTCCAAAAAACAATAATGTTTCGCTTTTGCGTTATAGTCtatcatgtgagatagctaaccaagccaagctttgattccaggccgcgaaaaggagtttgtgcatgttctgAGTTTCAAGGGCGGCCTAACTGTAACCATTTTAATGTATTGCGATTTTTGTAATCgattttcaaaaatcgattatcaaaaatcgaatttcaataatcgattatcaaaaatcgattatcaaaaatcgattatcaaaaatcgattatcaaaaatcgaatttcaataatcaattatcaaaaatcgattatcaaaaatcgattatcagatcgattgtcaaagatcgtttACGCGTAAAttgaaaatcaactgtaaaaaatcgattattaaaaatcgatcttcaaaaatcgattttatattggatgcacacgcctatcagattctgcctgaattttgtcgcaaacggcgttccatacaTCCCAGCCCAAACCTCTGTTTACGGAGGCGTTTCATatccatgtaatttatagtatctatgcacacactggACCTCTGAAGGGCAAATATCGTTACTGGGTGGGCTTGACAATTGATTTTTGCGCTACCTTTTTCAGTTGCTCCATGAACGTCTCTTTTGCGTAGAGGtagatattattattattattattatgtgaactttACAGCTATGCACAAAAGAAATTAAGTGAAAATTATTGGGTGAGAGGAAATAGCTGACAGACTTACTCCAACATTGGAGCAGCTGatgtatattataataatctATAGAGTGATAAGTATAGTTAACAGAGGATCCTATATATGACATTTAGAGCATGGGCAAACCATATGAAATGAACATAAGTTATTTGTGTCAAAGTTTTCTAGAAAATCTGACGCTAAAAAGTCCGAAGTCTTTTTCTTGATTGTTCCTAGAGATGAATCTAGATTTATTAAATTCGACGGCAATTTATTCCATACTTTTGCAATTCTAATGAAGTAGAAGTGTCTTGAATAGTTATTTCTAGCAAATTTAATTTGAAGGGAATGGCCTGAGCAGCCTGCCCTGGTTTTGGATGAAGTGAAAGATACTAGTTCTCTTATATCGTCCGACTGCTGCTGCATACATTTCACAATAAACATGATATCTTGCAGTTCAAACCATCTCATGAGGGGCAATAACTTTAATTTGCAGAGTCTTGCTTTGTAGTCTGATACATAATCATTAAGGATATATTTTGTGGCTCTGCGTTGCACTTTTTCTAGTGACTTGATATCCTTTATTAATTTAGGTCTCCACAACTGCGAGCAATATGTTAAGTGAGTTCTGACAAGAGACAGATATAATTGTTTCTTTAAATTAGTTGAATAGTTTGTTGGAATGATCCTTCTAATAAGATTGAGTGACATGTAAGCCTTTCCACATATTTTACTATGCTGTTGAGACCATGAGAGATCTTGCGTAACTGTTATCCCTAAATCACGATAAGAATTGACTTGTTCTATGGTGTTATCCTGAACAGAGTAATGACTAGTTTCTTCAGTTTGCTTCAACGATAGTCTAATAGTTTTGCATTTGGACACATTGAGTCCGATATTCCACTTTTCACACCATAAACTCAAAGCATTCAAATCATCTTGCATAAGA
This genomic stretch from Halichondria panicea chromosome 16, odHalPani1.1, whole genome shotgun sequence harbors:
- the LOC135350418 gene encoding uncharacterized protein LOC135350418: MAGQTEVKEEPCAADGESAHAWLRPRALPLNSKRLTLRLLKAIAKGLGLPADTTQEDLRQMIDGKLSDRGREPMKVQAWLFATEEETNVRMIKLSDAEGYFLEIPAEPNEQEPQEVKEKEELSLSDSERWVEQDSDVTTIQETNPDSGLKQALYEAERRTNYLEATVRDLEAELRQEQEAKLAVQSSLKGEQATSAALREEVRGLNDCVKHERERVKNMWKLNCEQLTMLDEECGRCVNECDSKDREIELLRTRVREFECMPLTRRLNALTSRTLDERTITTPGAPNPASIPTVPISRLDLDTSITPVPDGRVRFPATPTIRAPDEYPVMVDTEISRTLTRNVDDRRRSGRAPPVDPFTGENEETRFEDWLPTLERAATWNRWSSEEQLMQLAGHLRGKALQEWNLISPDDKSSYQSATSELSRRMDPGGRVMAAQDFRHAIQKETETVADYLRRLERQFQLAYGRDDLKSETRETMLYSQLQEGLLLNLVRSPSVSGCQRYKELCIAAKQEEKRLADIKRRQVYALKGNTSDSNPKKRFPDKGASPSLSHSHSYSHSDKFSDDRRRPMKPMKPRTLTCHNCGSPDHFVRDCKAPSKESSSKSYSNGNRLKAIQTKPLGDRNDPMAYLYTSSDSDSDSDVKLIRVPYEGSHPRRALVEVQGIPAYGVVDTGADISIMGAELFKTVAAATRMKKRSLKSVDKAAFTYDHKPIKLDGKLELDIVFEDKALATPVYLKMDSSDQLLLSEGVCCQLGIVSYHPFVENKKRGTAKEKPPVRVPVVRVKLVESLSVPPLRCVPARVELEGEEGLQGPFVVEDLDLDSPQPIQLADSLFDTVGLNEVFRVMLENHTGFTQRIEKDTQVGLASEAHQVMEEESEPQKEPPKSDDDVVIRMITSDEERRKYLASILVDEGQGLRWQDKDKLYSLLMANHSVFALDKDERGETDLIQMEIFTNETTPKRQPVRRTPFAVRGEVARQLREMQENGVISPSASPWASPVVLVRKKDGTLRFCIDYRQLNSLTKADTFPLPRIDDLLDQLNKAKYFSTLDLASGFWQVQVHPDSKEKTAFITHQGLYQFNVMPFGLRNAPAVFQRLMQQVLAGLNPEEGVPFASVYIDDILIFSQSFNDHLQHLEAVIDRVASAGLRLKPSKCKFIRQTVEYLGHVLTPMGICPNPEKVRAVQQFPRPTSVKEVRQFLGLASYYRRFVKGFADIAQPLHALTKANCRYDWTADCQTSFDSLKSRMLMSPVLAFPDFSLPFTLETDASIKGLGAVLSQRGQEDGKVHPVAYASRALSPQEQRYSVTELETLAVVWAVKHYHAYLYGHDVVVYTDHSAVKAVLSNPQANGKHARWWSQVYCSGIKNLEIVYRAGRDNANADALSRAPVTQPTSEVELVTDVQIATIDSLECEDLLQIDPDPNQTTIDCDLSNEQAEDSECQTMFDFLLLGKLPEDAALAKKVAAQATLFDVVDGVLCFLGPKGDGKARRVVPKSLRKTLIQGYHSSAMSGHFSAPKLVKAIARHWWWQGMHGEITERCGSCLQCTAVNASGRIHQPLLTPIPVQRAFQIMGLDIMELPKTKNGNRYVAVFQDFLTKWPFVFAMPDQKAIRLVRLLVEEVIPIAGVPESLLSDRGTNLLSHLMTDVCALLGVKKLNTTSYHPACDGLVERFNRTLKTALRKRAAECGDQWDRYLSGVVWAYRNVPHESTGEKPSFLLYGVDLRSPTEAALLPPSPLTLTDVDDYREELVYSLSSARRLAAESIKTAQQKYKKYHDLHATPYQYKLGNWVFIRFPQEESGRMRKLSRPWHGPYRVVSVQGPDVCVVKVYFPEEGEIRVHQSRVKPSPMGFPAGSYLYKQRKSQGSVPEWVQQFLNDPKPSTVVTEDRPPPDLEGLFEETTESNEVQFGHNEDTVTPEVEGDASNQAESGQPTRTRHHGRYPLRKNVQPPERLFRVYQPGGLAS